The Kribbella shirazensis genomic interval CACCGACGGCAGCAGCATGCGCGAGGAGGTCGACGCCATCGCGTCGCGCTCGGACGACGGGAGCGTCGCCGTGCTGGCATGGCGGCACATCGACGACCAGTACCAGACCGGCGACGACCTGACGCCCGTGACCGTGACCGTACGCAACCTGCCGACCGGGTCCTACCGGTTGCGGCATCTGCGCATCGACGCCGACCACAGCAACGCCTACACCGTCTGGCAGCAGCTCGGCTCGCCCCAGGACCCGACCGCCGAACAACTGGTCACGATCAAAGGCCGGCAAGGCCTCGAGGAGTTCGAACCCGAACGCCGGCTCACGGTCGACGGCGACCTTTCCGTGGAGCTCACCCTGCCGTTGCCATCGGCATCGTTGCTGATCCTCGAGCCGACCAGCTGACCCGACGAGAGGCCAGACGATGGACCAGAACGTGATCACGCTGACCAACGGCGTACGGATTCCCCAGCGCGGCTTCGGCGTCTTCCAGATTCCTCCGAGCGACACCCAGGCCGCGGTGGAGGAGGCGATCCGGATCGGGTACCGGCACATCGACACCGCGGCGGCGTACAACAACGAGGCCGGCGTGGGTGCCGCCGTACGGGTGTGCGGGCTGCCCCGCGACGAGCTGGTCGTCACCACCAAGCTGCGCAACGGCGAGCACGGCTACGAGTCGGCGCTGCGGGCGTACGACGAGACACTGCGGCGCCTCGGCCTGGACTACGCCGACCTGTACCTCGTGCACTGGCCCAATCCGGCTGCCGGTCTGTACGCCGACAGCTGGCGGGCACTGGAGCGGATCTACACCGAGGGGCGGGTGCGTGCCATCGGGGTCTCCAACTTCCTCCCCGAACACCTGGACCGACTGGCCAAGGAGAGCGAGATCGTTCCGGCGGTCAACCAGCTCGAGCTGCACCCGAGCTACCAGCAACGCGAGCTGACCGACCTGTGCCGCGAGCGGTCGATCGCGGTCGAGGCGTACTCGCCGCTCGGCCAGGGCACCGACCTCGACCATGCCGTGCTCGCAGCGATCGCCGGTGACCACAGCGTGACACCGGCGCAGGTCGTACTGCGCTGGCACCTGCAGCTCGGGCACATCGTCATCCCCAAATCGGTCGATCCGAAGCGCATCCGCAGCAACTTCGAGCTCGGTGGCTTCGAGTTGACCGACGCGGAGGTCGCGTCGGTCACCGCGCTGGAGAACGGCCACCGGATCGGGAACGATCCGCGCACGTTCGCGATCAGCCAGATCAGGTAGCCGGACCATGACGACCAGATCGATATCCCTTGGCAAGCGGCGGACCCACCGGTCGCGGGCCGGCGCGTCAACCGTCGACCATCCCGAGTTACCGCGTCATGGCTGGCAGAAGACCACCTGGATCTGGATCTTCCTGCTGCCGACCGTGGTCCTCTACGGCCTCTACACGATCTACCCGATCATCGCGAGCTACTGGTACTCGCTGGTCGAGTGGAACGGCTTCGACGCCGATCAGCAGTTCGTTGGCCTCAGCAACTACCGGGCGGTCTTCGCCGATCCGCTGTTCTGGAACTCGTTCAAGGTCACGTTGCTCTTCATGCTGCTGGTGGTGCCGGCCCGGGTGCTGCTGACCCTGCTGATGGCGATGATCCTCAACTCCCCGAAGCTGCCACTGATCGGCGTCCTGCGCTCCGCGTTCTTCATCCCGGTGGTGACCACGACGGCGATCATCGGCGTGGTGATGCGCTTCATCCTGGATCCGGCCAGCGGTCCGATCAACTCCGCGCTGCTCAAGCTCGGCGGTGGCGGCGTCGACTTCCTGGGTGATCAGCACCTGGCGCTGCCGACGGCGGCCGTGCTGTACGTCTGGAAGTTCTTCGGCGTCACGATGATCTACTGGCTCGCGGCGCTGCAGACCATCCCGTACGAGTTGTACGAAGCGGCCCGGATCGACGGCGCCGGCACCTGGAAACTCTTCCGGCACATCACGGTGCCGATGCTCAAACCGTTCCTGATCATCATCACGGTGCTGACGATCGAGGAGACCTTCCACAACTTCGATCTGATGTACACGCTGACCGGCGGCGGACCGTACTTCCACACCGAGATCATCGAGATCTACATCTACCGGTGGGCCTTCACCGCCTCGATCCCGCAACTCGGCCACGCGTCCGCGGCCGCGGTGGTCTTCGGGCTGCTGGTCGCCGTCGTCGGCGCCGTCCAGCTGTGGGGCGTGTACGCCGGCCGCCGGCTGAGAGGAGAGCAGCGATGACCGCGCAACTCGTCGTACGCACGGACCGGCAGCGGCGCCTGCTGCGCCGGGTGCCCTGGTGGATCGCCGCGCTCTTCCTGGTGGGTATCGCGGTGATCTGGATCTTCCCGTTCCTCTGGATGCTGTCGGCATCGCTGAAGGACAACATGGAGATGTTCAGCGGCGGCCTCAAACTGTGGCCGGACAAGTTCGTCTGGGACAACTATTCACGGGCGTGGAACGACGCGCACTTCGGCCGCTACCTGATCAACACCGTGGTGGTCACCGTGATCACCGTCGTGATCGTCACCGTTCGCTGCGCGACCGCCGGCTACGTCCTCGCCCGCTACCGGTTCCGCGGCTCCAAGCTCTTCCTCGGTATTCTGGTCGCGACGCTCTTCGTCCCCACCGGCTACACGATCATCCCGGTGGTCAAGATCTCGATGCAACTGCACCTGATCGACTCCCTCGGCGGAATGATCCTGGCGCTCAGCGGCGGGGCGTACGTGTCGGCGATCCTGCTGTACTACGGGTACTTCCGGCAGATCCCCCGGGAACTGGAGGAGGCCGCGGTCGTCGACGGCGCCGGCTTCGTCCGGACGTTCTTCTCGGTGATGCTGCCGCTCGCGATGCCGGTGACGGCGACCGTCGCAGTCCTCACCTTCATCACCACCTGGAACGCGTTCTTCCTGCCGCTGGTGTTCACCTTCAGCCGGCCCGATCTGCGGACGGTCAGCGTCGGCATGCAGGCGTTCGTCGGCGAGACCGCCACCGACTGGGCCGGCATGGCCGCGGCCGGCGTGATCTCGATCGTCCCCGTGGTGGTGCTCTTCATCTTCCTGCAGCGCTACTTCGTCGAGGGAATCTCCGGAGCAGTCAAGTCCTAAGGAGTGGAACAAATGACCGGGATGACACGTCGCAGTCTGCTCGGCGCATCCGTACTCGCCGCCGTCGGCGCCGCGACCGGATGCAGCAGCTCGACCGACAAGGCCGGCAGTACGAGTGGCGGTGCCACTGGAACGCTGGACTGGTGGGACCACTTCAGCTCGTTCAAGCGCCTCAACGACGACTGGGCGAAGACGCAGTCGCCGTCGCTGAAGACCAACATCACCCACACCTACTACGACGCCTCCAAAGCGACCCAGGCATTCCAGCTGGCCCATCAGGCCAACAAGATGCCGGACGTCTACTCCAACGTGATCGGGCTACCACTGCCTGCCCTGGTGAGCGGCAAATGGGTGCACGAAGTCACCATTCCCGCGGACGTCCTGTCCAAGCTGCCCAAGGACGCGCTCACCGAGGGCATCACGCGGCTGGACGGCAAGCTCTACGGGTTCCCGATGTTCAGTTTCCGGCAGAGCTCGACGCTCGTGTGGGTGAACAAGGATCACTGGTCCAAGGCAGGGCTCGATCCAGGCAACGTGCCCACGGACTATGCCGCGTTCAAGGACGCGCTCGGGAAGCTGAAGTCGGCCGGGATCCAGCCGCTCACGTTGGCGATCGGTGCGGACGGCGGGCGCATCCGTGACCAGGTCGACGACCTGGCCCAGGCGGCCGGCTTCCCGGGATACCAGGGCCTGCAGTTCACAACCGGCGAGTACGCCTATCACCACGACGCGTACGTCACCGTGATCGAGTTCCTGAAGGAGCTGAACGACGACAAGTTGATCATGCCCGGCTCGAACAACTTCGGGGTCGTCGACGCCCGGACCCGGTACGCGTCCGGCGCCGTCGGGACGTTCATCGACGGCATCTGGTGCGCCGGCGGATCGAAGGCGCTCGCCCCGACGATCGTCGACAAGCTCGCGTCCGGAAAGGTCCTGGTGCCGACGCAGGGCATGGACGCCTGGTGCTACCGCGGCCGTCCGGCGGCGACGTACTTCGTCTCCGCGGACAGCAAGAATCCGGAGGCGGCCGGGCAGCTGATCGCGTCCTTCATGTCGGACGACTATCAGAAGGGGATGATCGAGGCGATGGACCAGCCACCGCTGAACCTCGACCTCGTCGCGTCGTCGAACGCGGTCGACGCGTACAAGAAGGGCGTCGACTTCTGCAAGAGCAACGTGTTCCTGATGCCGCAGGCGATCGTGAAGAACCCCGCGATCGCGAAGGTGGACGCGCAGCGCAAGCCGGTCACGCCGCACGTCGGCAACATCGTGCAGGGCTACCTCGGTGGATCGATCAAGGACCTCAAGGCCGAGCTGAAGAAGTTGAGCGACGCCACGGCCGCCGACCGGGCCAAGGCGTTCCAGAAGGCGAAGGCGTCCGGGGCGAAGGTGGCGGAGGACGACTACGTCTTCAGCGACTGGAAGCCCGGACAGGACTACGGGGCCGCGAAGTGAACCGCAGCGCGGTGGTGACCGGCGCGGCATCACCGCGCGGCATCGGTCGGGCAACGGCACTGCTGCTCGCCGAGCAGGGCTGGAACATCGGGATCCTCGACATCGACGCTCCTGGCGGCGAGGCGCTCGCTGCCGAGATCACCGAGAAGCACAACGTCAAGACGTACGCCGTCGCCGCCGACGTGTCGGACGAGTCCCAGGTCCGTACGGCGATCGATGAACTGGAGGCCGCGCTGCCACCACTGGCGGCCCTGGCCAACATCGCCGGTGTCAGCTCGCCGGTCCCCTATCTCGAACTGACCTCCGCCGAGTGGCATCGCGTGATCGACACCAACCTCAACGGCGTCCACTACGTCACCCGCCGCGTCGCCGGTTCCATGGTGCGTCACGGGTACGGCCGGATCGTCAGCATCTCCTCCACGTCCGCGCAACGAGGCGGCGGCACGTACAGCAAAACCCCTTATTCCGTAGCGAAAGCAGGCGTCATCGGCCTGACCCGCGCCCTCGCCCGAGAGCTCGGCCCCCACGGCATCACGGTCAACGCAGTAGCCCCCGGCCCCATAGACACCGACATCATGGGCGGCCCACTGACCCCCGACCGCCGGGCCTCCCTGGTCAGCGACCTCCTGGTCAACCGCGTAGGCGAAACCCACGACGTCGCCTCCGCCATCGCATTCCTGCTGTCCGACCAGGCTGCCTACATCACCGGCCAAACCCTCAACGTCGACGGAGGTCTGTACATGCACTGATCACGCCCCGAGGATCAGGCCGGCCGCGATGAGGATGTCGACGACGGCGCACCACTCGGCCCAGGAGCGGGACACCAGGCGGTCCTTGATCAGGTAGACGATGTCCCAGATCCCGTGTGCGAGCCAGCCGGCGGCGACGACGTACCGGGCAAGGTCCGGGCTGGCGAGCTGCCCGGCGAACGACAGTACGCCGAAGGCGACCATGCCGAGGAGCTGGATCCGGAAGTCGTTCTGCGGGAGCCGGCCCCGTGCGGCGCCCAGGATCGCTGCGGCGAGCGCGACGGCGAGGACGACGATGGAGGGCTC includes:
- a CDS encoding SDR family oxidoreductase gives rise to the protein MNRSAVVTGAASPRGIGRATALLLAEQGWNIGILDIDAPGGEALAAEITEKHNVKTYAVAADVSDESQVRTAIDELEAALPPLAALANIAGVSSPVPYLELTSAEWHRVIDTNLNGVHYVTRRVAGSMVRHGYGRIVSISSTSAQRGGGTYSKTPYSVAKAGVIGLTRALARELGPHGITVNAVAPGPIDTDIMGGPLTPDRRASLVSDLLVNRVGETHDVASAIAFLLSDQAAYITGQTLNVDGGLYMH
- a CDS encoding carbohydrate ABC transporter permease, which translates into the protein MTTRSISLGKRRTHRSRAGASTVDHPELPRHGWQKTTWIWIFLLPTVVLYGLYTIYPIIASYWYSLVEWNGFDADQQFVGLSNYRAVFADPLFWNSFKVTLLFMLLVVPARVLLTLLMAMILNSPKLPLIGVLRSAFFIPVVTTTAIIGVVMRFILDPASGPINSALLKLGGGGVDFLGDQHLALPTAAVLYVWKFFGVTMIYWLAALQTIPYELYEAARIDGAGTWKLFRHITVPMLKPFLIIITVLTIEETFHNFDLMYTLTGGGPYFHTEIIEIYIYRWAFTASIPQLGHASAAAVVFGLLVAVVGAVQLWGVYAGRRLRGEQR
- a CDS encoding carbohydrate ABC transporter permease, which codes for MTAQLVVRTDRQRRLLRRVPWWIAALFLVGIAVIWIFPFLWMLSASLKDNMEMFSGGLKLWPDKFVWDNYSRAWNDAHFGRYLINTVVVTVITVVIVTVRCATAGYVLARYRFRGSKLFLGILVATLFVPTGYTIIPVVKISMQLHLIDSLGGMILALSGGAYVSAILLYYGYFRQIPRELEEAAVVDGAGFVRTFFSVMLPLAMPVTATVAVLTFITTWNAFFLPLVFTFSRPDLRTVSVGMQAFVGETATDWAGMAAAGVISIVPVVVLFIFLQRYFVEGISGAVKS
- a CDS encoding aldo/keto reductase, producing MDQNVITLTNGVRIPQRGFGVFQIPPSDTQAAVEEAIRIGYRHIDTAAAYNNEAGVGAAVRVCGLPRDELVVTTKLRNGEHGYESALRAYDETLRRLGLDYADLYLVHWPNPAAGLYADSWRALERIYTEGRVRAIGVSNFLPEHLDRLAKESEIVPAVNQLELHPSYQQRELTDLCRERSIAVEAYSPLGQGTDLDHAVLAAIAGDHSVTPAQVVLRWHLQLGHIVIPKSVDPKRIRSNFELGGFELTDAEVASVTALENGHRIGNDPRTFAISQIR
- a CDS encoding ABC transporter substrate-binding protein, whose protein sequence is MTGMTRRSLLGASVLAAVGAATGCSSSTDKAGSTSGGATGTLDWWDHFSSFKRLNDDWAKTQSPSLKTNITHTYYDASKATQAFQLAHQANKMPDVYSNVIGLPLPALVSGKWVHEVTIPADVLSKLPKDALTEGITRLDGKLYGFPMFSFRQSSTLVWVNKDHWSKAGLDPGNVPTDYAAFKDALGKLKSAGIQPLTLAIGADGGRIRDQVDDLAQAAGFPGYQGLQFTTGEYAYHHDAYVTVIEFLKELNDDKLIMPGSNNFGVVDARTRYASGAVGTFIDGIWCAGGSKALAPTIVDKLASGKVLVPTQGMDAWCYRGRPAATYFVSADSKNPEAAGQLIASFMSDDYQKGMIEAMDQPPLNLDLVASSNAVDAYKKGVDFCKSNVFLMPQAIVKNPAIAKVDAQRKPVTPHVGNIVQGYLGGSIKDLKAELKKLSDATAADRAKAFQKAKASGAKVAEDDYVFSDWKPGQDYGAAK